The Halomonas sp. 'Soap Lake #6' genomic sequence GAAAATGGGTGAGCACGATATCCAGCGGTGGCGCGCCAGCAACATCCGCATCGGTGAGGCCGTGAATGACGGTGCTTGCCGGTGGAATCGGTCGCTTTGGATCGACTTTCTGATCAAACACGTCGCTGGCTAGCAGGCGCGCGTTGACCACCCGGCAGGCTCCCAGGCTAATAACCGTGTCCCCTCGGCGCAGCTCAAGCCCCGTGGTTTCGGTGTCAAAGGCAACCACATCTAAGCTGCGTAGCGAGCGGTTGGCTAATGCTTCATCGGGCGGGGGAAGATCGGCGATACCGAAGTCATGGAACTCTGGGCGTGGTGGGGCAGGCTCCCTTGGAGCGCCTACCCGCTCTATGGCGGGCAGTGGCATGCGCAACCGTGCATGCAGCCCATCATTATCCGCTAGGCTCCAGATATCGCTGGCGTGTTGGCGCAGTACGTCTGCGACCTTTGGGGTTAACGGTAGAGTGGCGAGAGGCTGATGCTGCCATTCGGCTAACTCATGCTCAGGTAGTGCTTTGCCTCGCCAAATCAGATCTAAATAAACGCGTTTATTGCCCAAGCATATTTCACCCTCAAAGCCACTGTCGGGAAGGTGGGCACTTAGCTGTTTTACCAGTGAGTCAAAAAGGGCGATTAGCGCAGGTGCATCACCTTTAAACCAAGCAGGCATACCCACTGGCGTGATTAACCGATGCTCTGGGTCTAGCCGCTCATCCAGTGCTTGCCAGAAGTCATTTGACCACATCGGGGTTAAACGCTCTCCTTGATGTTGAAGGTCATCCAGCAACTGACCGATTTTGGCAACATTATCGCCTAAGGTGGTGCCTTCTTCATGGATAACGCGCTCAAAGCGCTGGCGAAGCGTTGATGTATCCGTATCGTTTTGGTGCCGTAATTGGATGAGGGCGTCGGCGGCACTCGTTAAGCTTGCTGTGTGCTGACGAAGGGGGGTAAGCATGTTGGCTAATTCGGCACGCACGCCCATTTCGTTAGACCACGAGGCTGTGGCATCACTAAAGGTCAACAGGGTTTCGCCATCGCTGCCTGGTACGCGGCGCAGGATGACTTTAAGCCAACGGTTATCGCAAGGGGTAAGCAGCTCTCTGGGCGAACCGTCATTAGGTAGTTGACTAAGCGCGTGTTGTAAACTGCTAACCGGCAGTAGGGCCTCCAACCGTTTACCTAAGCCTAACCCGGTATTGCCGATAAAAAAGTCTTCAGCCGCTTGGTTAAATAGCATTAGTCGCCGGTGTTGGTCACATAGTAGCAGCGGTGTTTCAAGAACTTGCAATAGGGTTTCAAGCTCTTGGCGGATGCGCGCGGCACTTCGTGCGCCGTCGGCATGAGCAGTCGCTAGACGGCTGCGGTCAACACGCCAGCTTTCGCGCACACGGCGTAGGTCTGGGCCAAGTGCCTTGAGCCAGCCTTCCGGTGGGTGTTCGTCCCGTGCATCTGGGTTGGCAACTAAGCGGGCCAGTTGTACCTGAAGGTGGCGAAGTGGGGTAAAAAGCATACGTTCAAGCAGTAATCCCACCAAAAAAATCGTGGCCCCGCCGGAAAAGCTACCTAGCCATAAGGCCAACCGTGTCATGCCCGTCGGTGCCAGCTGGGCATCTAGCCAAGCGGCAAAAATAGCGCCCCCTAATAGGCTAATGCCACTGAGAATAAGCCACAGGCCAATCAGGCGTTGACGTTTCGGCAGTCCGCCTCTTGTCATGGCTGATCCTCAGCCAGTAGCGCTTTGACTTTTTCAACCAGAGATTGGGTCGAGAAGGGTTTAGTAATGTAGTCATCCGCGCCCAGGGCCATACCCTTTTCCCGTTCTACATCGCGCCCATGGGCGGTGAGCATAATAATCGGCAACTGGGCTGTGGCATCTTGGCTACGCAGGCGTTCAAGTACATCAAAACCGCTCATGCCCGGAAGGCTAATGTCCAGTAGCAACAGGTCTGGCGAGGCAGCGCTAACTTGCTCCAAAGCCTGTTCACCATCTTCGGCGGTGACTACCTCAAAACCTGCCTGTTCCATTAGAAACTCTAATGACAGAACAATGTTCGGTTCATCGTCGACCACAAGCACTTTGGCCATGCATCTCTCCCTGATCGTATTGTAGTTTGGGTTATACAAGGAGTTTAGGTAGGCTCAGCGTCGCAGCCAAGACGACCTTCGACGTGTGCGGCACAAGAATTTTTACCATGGCGCCTAGCCTGCACGTTGCTTCGGGCCTAAAGGTCCAAGCCATAGCCATACTTGAGAAATAATCAGTAGAGGCAGCAGCCATAGCGGTGCTCCCGTGGTGTATACGAGCACTTGGAAGAGAATTAGGCCGGTAGCTCCGCCCAGCATGCCAATTATTAAGAGCGTGGAAGGACGTGTACAGGGATCCCGAGAGGTAAACCGAAATAGGTAACCTGTAGCCGCCCCGAGCAGTAAAGCGCACAAAAAGAGTAGTGGTAGGGTAGGCATGTGATTCTCATAGGCTAGGTTCTTAATCACCCAGGTTAGCCTTTATATGGCAGTTGCGGCTCTACAACTTTGGATTTAATTCAAACAAACAAGCAAGCTTCTTCATGGACTTAAATGCGTTGCCGTACCACTATGTTTAAGTGAAAGGTATGTTTAAGTAAAAAAGCATAGCCAAATGCAATAAAGCAGGTCGCATATTATTACTAATAATTACCAAAGGAGCTGCGCCCATGAGTGCTATCGTCCTACTGGTGGTAGGTCTTGCCG encodes the following:
- a CDS encoding 3'-5' exonuclease — translated: MTRGGLPKRQRLIGLWLILSGISLLGGAIFAAWLDAQLAPTGMTRLALWLGSFSGGATIFLVGLLLERMLFTPLRHLQVQLARLVANPDARDEHPPEGWLKALGPDLRRVRESWRVDRSRLATAHADGARSAARIRQELETLLQVLETPLLLCDQHRRLMLFNQAAEDFFIGNTGLGLGKRLEALLPVSSLQHALSQLPNDGSPRELLTPCDNRWLKVILRRVPGSDGETLLTFSDATASWSNEMGVRAELANMLTPLRQHTASLTSAADALIQLRHQNDTDTSTLRQRFERVIHEEGTTLGDNVAKIGQLLDDLQHQGERLTPMWSNDFWQALDERLDPEHRLITPVGMPAWFKGDAPALIALFDSLVKQLSAHLPDSGFEGEICLGNKRVYLDLIWRGKALPEHELAEWQHQPLATLPLTPKVADVLRQHASDIWSLADNDGLHARLRMPLPAIERVGAPREPAPPRPEFHDFGIADLPPPDEALANRSLRSLDVVAFDTETTGLELRRGDTVISLGACRVVNARLLASDVFDQKVDPKRPIPPASTVIHGLTDADVAGAPPLDIVLTHFREYIGEAVLLAHNAAFDLLAISHKGVAFDIPVIDTLLISRALDEALDGHDLDSLAQRYDLAFPPGTRHTALGDARVTAELWLALLPRLEARGIDTLEQLLTLQANAFDRQDASAS
- a CDS encoding response regulator transcription factor codes for the protein MAKVLVVDDEPNIVLSLEFLMEQAGFEVVTAEDGEQALEQVSAASPDLLLLDISLPGMSGFDVLERLRSQDATAQLPIIMLTAHGRDVEREKGMALGADDYITKPFSTQSLVEKVKALLAEDQP